In Methylomonas sp. MK1, the following are encoded in one genomic region:
- a CDS encoding ABC transporter ATP-binding protein — MLNISALQQYYGASHTLWDLDLRVPAGACVCLMGRNGVGKTTLLKAIMGLLPVADGSIQFDGVELAKAKAESRAELGIGYVPQGREIFPLLTVEENLKTGLRAANKHGIKKVPDSIFEIFPVLKQMLKRRGGDLSGGQQQQLAIGRALVLNPRLLILDEPTEGIQPNIVSEIGDVIIRLNKSRGVATPLPKPEPGEIHQAIDRIHKELGVTVLLVEQKLPFARKVANQFCIMDRGRHVAVGAMDELADDMVKRYLTV, encoded by the coding sequence ATGTTAAATATCAGCGCATTGCAACAATACTACGGCGCCAGCCACACCCTGTGGGATCTGGATTTGCGCGTACCGGCCGGCGCCTGCGTCTGCCTCATGGGCCGCAACGGCGTCGGCAAAACCACCTTACTGAAAGCCATCATGGGCCTGTTACCGGTCGCGGACGGCAGCATTCAATTCGACGGCGTGGAACTGGCCAAAGCCAAGGCCGAATCCCGCGCCGAACTGGGCATCGGTTACGTGCCGCAAGGCCGGGAAATCTTTCCGCTGTTGACCGTGGAGGAAAACCTGAAAACCGGCCTGCGCGCCGCCAACAAGCACGGCATCAAAAAAGTGCCGGACAGCATCTTCGAGATTTTTCCGGTATTGAAACAAATGCTGAAGCGCCGAGGCGGCGACCTGTCGGGAGGCCAGCAGCAGCAATTGGCCATAGGCCGCGCCTTAGTGTTGAATCCGCGCCTGCTGATTCTGGACGAACCCACCGAAGGCATCCAGCCCAACATCGTCAGCGAAATCGGCGACGTGATCATTCGTCTGAACAAGTCGCGCGGCGTGGCGACACCGCTTCCCAAACCGGAACCCGGCGAAATCCATCAAGCCATCGACCGTATCCATAAAGAACTGGGGGTGACGGTGTTGTTGGTCGAACAAAAGCTGCCCTTTGCTCGTAAAGTAGCTAATCAGTTCTGCATCATGGATCGCGGCCGGCATGTGGCGGTCGGTGCAATGGACGAGTTGGCCGATGATATGGTCAAGCGTTACCTCACAGTCTGA
- the urtB gene encoding urea ABC transporter permease subunit UrtB, with protein MMTKTSTQAGLIVGGVFKQLLKFTGYLLAMLLLNMHTALAQEAGSALEQLRTGSMTERELAIETLGGDSNNLKLLQALQDGKLFDFKAEGKLVLAQESAAGYQLSDPLSGAALAEVERGAVGKINLNNKLRGVLRKTIALLQLNDADPVLRLIAVQALANEIDDKAVILLRDHLANETDADIKAAINKMLLLQDINSPEKDQRIAAIAALKDLDSQDVVNKLQAVIDKDADGNFLEADSDVRNLAEAALIKIRERMQAYAVAETVFFGLSLGAVLVLSAIGLAITFGVMGVINMAHGELMMLGAYTTYVMQQIMPNYLGTALILSIPMAFLVAALVGIAIERGIIRFLYGRPLETLLATFGVSLFLQQAVRSIFSPLNRSVSTPEWMSGSWQINDFLSLTWNRFYILIFCLLVFTALLQILKRTKLGLEVRAVAQNRGMARAMGIPTARVDAMTFGLGSGIAGVAGVALSQITNVGPNLGQAYIVDSFMVVVFGGVGNLFGTLVAGFSLGIANKVLEPYAGAVLAKILVLVFIILFIQKKPRGLFPQKGRAAES; from the coding sequence ATGATGACTAAAACTTCTACTCAGGCCGGATTAATAGTCGGCGGCGTTTTTAAACAGCTTCTCAAATTTACCGGCTACTTGCTGGCGATGCTGCTGCTCAATATGCACACAGCCCTCGCCCAAGAAGCGGGTAGCGCGTTGGAGCAACTCAGAACAGGTAGTATGACAGAGCGCGAACTCGCCATCGAAACCCTGGGCGGTGACAGCAATAACCTGAAATTATTGCAAGCCCTGCAGGACGGCAAACTGTTCGACTTCAAAGCGGAAGGCAAGCTGGTCCTTGCGCAGGAAAGCGCGGCCGGTTACCAACTCAGCGATCCGCTCAGCGGCGCGGCATTGGCAGAAGTCGAGCGCGGCGCGGTAGGCAAAATCAATTTAAACAACAAGCTGCGCGGCGTGCTGCGCAAAACCATCGCGTTGCTGCAATTGAACGACGCAGATCCGGTATTGCGTCTGATCGCAGTACAAGCATTGGCCAATGAGATAGACGACAAAGCCGTGATTTTATTACGCGATCATCTGGCCAACGAAACCGATGCCGACATCAAAGCTGCGATCAACAAAATGCTGTTATTGCAAGACATCAACAGCCCGGAAAAAGACCAACGCATAGCCGCTATCGCCGCCTTAAAAGACCTGGACAGCCAGGACGTGGTCAACAAACTGCAAGCCGTTATCGACAAAGACGCCGACGGCAATTTCCTGGAAGCCGACAGCGACGTGCGCAATCTGGCGGAAGCGGCACTGATCAAAATCCGCGAGCGCATGCAAGCCTATGCAGTCGCCGAAACTGTGTTCTTTGGTTTGAGTTTGGGCGCGGTACTGGTGTTATCCGCGATTGGCCTGGCCATCACCTTTGGGGTGATGGGGGTGATAAACATGGCCCACGGCGAACTGATGATGCTGGGCGCTTACACCACCTATGTGATGCAGCAAATCATGCCGAATTATTTGGGCACGGCCTTGATCCTGTCGATCCCGATGGCGTTTTTAGTTGCCGCCTTGGTCGGTATAGCCATCGAACGAGGCATCATCCGCTTTTTATATGGCAGACCGCTGGAAACTTTACTGGCTACCTTTGGCGTGAGTTTGTTTTTGCAACAAGCCGTGCGCTCCATCTTTTCACCCTTGAACCGCAGCGTCTCAACGCCCGAGTGGATGAGCGGCTCCTGGCAGATCAACGACTTTCTCTCGCTGACCTGGAACCGCTTCTACATCCTGATCTTCTGCCTGCTGGTGTTTACCGCGCTGCTGCAAATCTTGAAACGCACAAAATTGGGATTGGAAGTCCGCGCCGTGGCGCAAAATCGGGGCATGGCTCGAGCTATGGGTATCCCCACGGCGCGCGTCGATGCGATGACTTTTGGCTTGGGATCGGGTATCGCCGGTGTGGCTGGCGTGGCCTTGAGTCAGATCACCAACGTTGGACCTAATTTGGGACAGGCTTACATCGTGGATTCGTTCATGGTGGTGGTGTTTGGCGGAGTCGGCAACTTGTTCGGGACCTTGGTGGCCGGGTTCTCGTTGGGTATTGCCAATAAGGTGTTGGAACCTTATGCCGGGGCGGTGTTGGCGAAGATTTTGGTGCTGGTGTTTATTATTTTGTTTATTCAGAAGAAGCCGAGGGGGTTGTTTCCGCAGAAAGGGAGAGCTGCTGAATCGTAA
- a CDS encoding transposase, translated as MSRYRRSHNPGDTYFFTVVTYRRQAILCDEPVREALRKAIASTRAKRPFTIDAWVLLPDHLHSTAWMQEVGQCMEQLPSIWTLPVDDGDFATRWSVIKLQASVACGDTYRRV; from the coding sequence ATGTCCCGTTACCGCCGCTCGCACAATCCCGGTGATACGTATTTTTTCACGGTGGTGACGTATCGGCGGCAAGCGATTCTATGCGATGAACCGGTACGAGAGGCTTTGCGCAAGGCGATTGCAAGCACTCGCGCGAAACGGCCGTTTACCATTGATGCCTGGGTTTTGTTGCCGGACCATTTGCATTCGACTGCATGGATGCAGGAGGTAGGGCAATGCATGGAGCAATTGCCGAGCATTTGGACATTGCCGGTTGATGATGGAGATTTTGCAACCCGTTGGAGCGTGATCAAGCTGCAGGCGAGCGTGGCATGTGGAGATACATACCGGCGGGTCTAA
- a CDS encoding lysozyme inhibitor LprI family protein yields MRLIVLQFILVLFSSNTFSNECDELTTGSGIRSDCDAKSTLETAEKKLDVAYKKLLEILSKSGSYKKQADDLVESQMTWMKYREQFCSVKAGINGGSSSWIASSYTYCKSGMAEQQIRELNNILSNFE; encoded by the coding sequence ATGAGATTAATCGTATTGCAATTTATTCTAGTGTTATTTTCGTCAAACACGTTTTCAAATGAATGCGACGAACTTACAACAGGTAGCGGAATACGGTCCGACTGTGATGCTAAATCAACTTTAGAAACTGCAGAAAAAAAGCTAGATGTTGCATATAAAAAGTTATTAGAAATTCTTTCTAAGTCCGGTTCATATAAAAAACAAGCTGATGATTTAGTGGAATCTCAAATGACATGGATGAAATATCGAGAACAGTTTTGCTCTGTAAAGGCAGGGATCAATGGAGGTTCATCATCATGGATTGCATCATCCTACACATATTGCAAGTCAGGTATGGCCGAACAACAAATTAGAGAATTGAATAATATTTTAAGTAACTTCGAATAA
- the urtC gene encoding urea ABC transporter permease subunit UrtC: MNIFNQDKTYASVLITLASVTLLIPLCNLIFPEDSALHFSAYSVSLIGKYLTFALLGLSLDMVWGYAGILVLGQGAFFALGGYAMGMYLMRQIGTRGVYGNAELPDFMVFLNWTELPWYWHGFENFGFAMLMVFLAPGLLAFVFGWLAFRSRVTGVYLSIITQALTYALLLAFFRNEMGFGGNNGLTDFKDILGFNIQSEAVRSVLLLMTGLSLIGALLLCRWIVNSKLGRVVTAVRDQESRVRFLGYRVELFKLWVFVFAAMLAGLAGALYVPQVGIINPSEFSPLNSLEIVIWVAVGGRGTLYGAIIGAVLVNYAKTVLTGLMPDAWLFCLGGAFILVTLLMPDGIVGLLRRRSKPKPTLNATGGQPA, from the coding sequence ATGAACATATTCAACCAAGACAAAACCTACGCTTCAGTGCTAATCACCCTAGCAAGCGTCACCCTATTAATCCCCCTCTGTAACCTAATCTTCCCCGAAGACTCGGCTCTACACTTCTCGGCCTACAGTGTCTCCCTAATCGGCAAATACCTAACCTTCGCCCTACTCGGCCTGTCGCTAGACATGGTCTGGGGCTACGCCGGGATTCTGGTACTGGGCCAAGGCGCATTCTTTGCCTTAGGTGGCTACGCGATGGGCATGTATCTAATGCGGCAGATCGGTACCCGCGGCGTCTACGGCAATGCCGAATTACCGGACTTCATGGTGTTCCTGAACTGGACCGAACTGCCCTGGTATTGGCACGGCTTTGAGAACTTCGGGTTTGCTATGCTGATGGTATTCCTCGCTCCCGGCTTGCTGGCCTTCGTGTTCGGTTGGCTGGCGTTTCGCTCGCGGGTCACCGGCGTGTATCTGTCCATCATCACGCAAGCCTTGACCTACGCCTTGCTGCTGGCGTTCTTCCGTAACGAAATGGGCTTTGGCGGCAATAATGGCCTCACCGACTTTAAAGACATCCTGGGTTTCAACATCCAATCCGAAGCAGTCCGCTCGGTGTTGTTATTGATGACCGGCCTGAGCCTAATCGGCGCTCTGTTGCTGTGCCGTTGGATCGTGAATAGCAAGTTGGGCCGCGTCGTCACGGCGGTTCGCGATCAGGAATCGCGGGTGCGTTTTCTCGGTTACCGGGTGGAATTGTTCAAACTGTGGGTGTTCGTATTCGCGGCGATGCTGGCCGGACTGGCCGGAGCGTTGTATGTGCCGCAAGTCGGCATCATCAATCCCAGCGAATTCTCGCCGCTCAACTCACTGGAAATCGTCATCTGGGTGGCGGTCGGCGGGCGCGGCACCTTGTACGGCGCGATCATCGGCGCGGTGCTGGTCAATTACGCCAAAACCGTGTTGACCGGCCTGATGCCTGACGCCTGGCTGTTTTGCCTGGGCGGCGCTTTCATTCTGGTGACCTTGTTAATGCCGGACGGCATCGTCGGCCTGCTGCGCCGTCGCAGCAAACCCAAACCCACTCTTAACGCTACCGGAGGACAACCGGCATGA
- the urtD gene encoding urea ABC transporter ATP-binding protein UrtD, protein MMISAATTTEGGASLPLDGEVDARHGPILYMEDVSVSFDGFRALNHLSLYIDDGELRCLIGPNGAGKTTLMDVITGKTKPDSGSVFFGQTIDLLELDEPAIAQAGICRKFQKPSVFDALTVFENLELALKTDKRTWPTLFHKLTGEQRDRIQDVLQTIALPAQQRQLAGALSHGQKQWLEIGMLLMQDPKVMLVDEPIAGMTHQEVERTAELLLSLQGKHSIVVVEHDMEFVRSIARKVTVLHEGSVLTEGTMDEVQNDPRVIQVYLGG, encoded by the coding sequence ATGATGATCTCGGCTGCAACTACCACTGAAGGCGGCGCCAGCCTGCCGCTGGATGGCGAAGTCGACGCGCGCCACGGCCCGATTCTGTACATGGAAGACGTCAGCGTCAGCTTCGACGGCTTCCGAGCGCTGAACCATCTCTCGCTGTACATCGACGACGGCGAATTGCGCTGCCTGATCGGCCCCAACGGCGCCGGCAAGACCACGCTGATGGATGTGATTACCGGTAAAACCAAACCCGACAGCGGCTCGGTGTTTTTCGGCCAGACCATCGATTTACTGGAACTGGACGAACCGGCCATCGCTCAGGCCGGCATTTGCCGCAAGTTTCAAAAACCCAGCGTGTTCGATGCCCTGACCGTATTCGAAAATCTGGAACTGGCCTTAAAAACCGACAAACGCACCTGGCCGACCTTATTTCATAAATTAACCGGCGAGCAACGCGACCGCATCCAGGATGTGCTGCAAACCATCGCCCTGCCCGCCCAACAACGACAATTGGCCGGCGCGCTGTCGCACGGTCAGAAGCAGTGGCTGGAAATCGGCATGCTGCTGATGCAGGACCCGAAAGTAATGCTGGTCGACGAACCCATCGCCGGCATGACTCATCAGGAAGTCGAACGTACCGCCGAACTGTTGTTGTCCTTGCAAGGCAAACACTCCATCGTCGTCGTCGAGCACGACATGGAATTCGTGCGCAGCATCGCCCGTAAAGTGACAGTGTTGCACGAAGGCTCGGTACTGACCGAAGGCACCATGGACGAAGTACAAAACGATCCGCGTGTGATCCAAGTTTACCTGGGGGGATGA
- the urtA gene encoding urea ABC transporter substrate-binding protein, which yields MKILSNSFHKLATVAALSAALLGASSARAEDTIKVGVLHSLSGTMAISETTLKDTMLMLIDEQNKKGGLLGKKLEAVVVDPASNWPLFAEKARELITKDKVASIFGCWTSVSRKSVLPVIEELNSILFYPVQYEGEESSKNVFYTGAAPNQQAIPAVDYLMNDLKVQRWVLAGTDYVYPRTTNKILEAYLKSKGVKPADIMINYTPFGHSDWQSIVADIKKFGSTGKKTAVVSTINGDANIPFYKELGNQGISAEKIPVIAFSVGEEELSGMDTKPLVGHLAAWNYFMSVDTTKNAAFIQQWKDYIKNPKRVTNDPMEAHYIGFNMWVKAVEKAGTTDSDAVQKALIGVEYPNLTGGMSKMLPNHHISKPVLIGEIQDDGQFVTVWQTNKLVDGDAWSDFLPDSKPIIADWTAPISCGNYNTKTKKCSGQNY from the coding sequence ATGAAAATATTGAGCAATTCCTTCCATAAACTGGCGACTGTTGCGGCCCTGTCCGCCGCATTGCTCGGCGCCTCGTCCGCCCGCGCCGAAGACACCATCAAAGTCGGCGTACTGCACTCCCTGTCCGGCACGATGGCGATCAGCGAAACCACTCTAAAAGACACGATGCTGATGCTGATCGACGAACAAAATAAAAAAGGCGGCCTGCTGGGCAAGAAGCTGGAAGCGGTGGTCGTTGACCCGGCCTCCAACTGGCCTTTGTTTGCGGAAAAAGCCCGCGAGCTGATCACCAAGGACAAAGTGGCTTCCATCTTCGGCTGCTGGACCTCCGTATCCCGGAAATCGGTGTTGCCGGTCATCGAAGAGTTGAACAGCATCCTGTTCTACCCTGTGCAATACGAAGGCGAAGAGTCGTCTAAAAACGTGTTCTACACCGGCGCGGCGCCTAACCAGCAAGCGATTCCGGCGGTCGACTACCTGATGAACGATCTGAAAGTGCAACGCTGGGTCTTGGCCGGTACCGACTACGTTTACCCACGCACCACCAACAAAATCCTGGAAGCATACCTGAAATCCAAAGGCGTTAAACCCGCGGACATCATGATCAACTACACGCCATTCGGTCATTCCGACTGGCAAAGCATCGTCGCCGACATTAAAAAATTCGGCTCTACCGGCAAGAAAACTGCGGTGGTCTCCACCATCAACGGCGACGCCAACATTCCGTTCTATAAAGAGCTGGGCAACCAAGGCATCTCTGCGGAAAAAATCCCGGTCATCGCCTTCTCGGTGGGTGAAGAAGAACTCTCCGGTATGGACACCAAACCGCTGGTCGGCCACTTGGCGGCCTGGAACTATTTCATGAGCGTGGATACGACTAAAAACGCGGCCTTTATTCAGCAATGGAAAGACTACATCAAGAACCCGAAACGCGTCACCAACGACCCGATGGAAGCGCATTACATCGGCTTTAACATGTGGGTGAAAGCGGTCGAGAAAGCCGGCACCACTGATTCAGACGCGGTACAAAAAGCTTTGATCGGCGTTGAATACCCCAACCTGACCGGCGGTATGTCGAAAATGCTGCCTAACCATCACATCAGCAAACCGGTGTTGATTGGCGAAATCCAAGACGACGGCCAATTCGTCACCGTCTGGCAAACCAACAAACTGGTCGATGGCGACGCCTGGTCGGACTTCCTGCCCGACAGCAAACCGATCATCGCCGACTGGACCGCGCCGATCAGCTGCGGCAACTACAACACCAAAACCAAAAAGTGTTCGGGACAGAACTATTAA